The Actinomyces wuliandei genome contains the following window.
CACTCCTCCCTGTAGCGGGCAGATTTCACGTCACCAGGTTCGGCTCAACGGGCGTTCCAAACAAGGGGACATGACGCGAGACACACACCTAGACATCGCTAAGCGTCGAGGTATCTGCCAACTCATCCAGGACCGCTCGCTCGACATCACCGATCCCTTCGATCGCGTCAGCGAGACTCATTCGATTCCGGACCGGATCCCCACGGTTCCACAGCTCATAGATATGCTGCCTAGCGCCAAACTCCGTGCCAACCAGCCCACGCACGAGTCTGAACACAGCCGCCTTCCCCTCAGCATCAACACTGCACCCGCTCATGTATCGGGCCACAAGGTCTCTAAGAAGAGGCGCCTCCAAGTCACTTGCAGATGCCTGCATCACTGCGCCCGACCCGCTGATCTTGATCAGAATTTCTGTAAGGCGACCACTCACCTGCGCGGCAAAAGTATCCATAGCAAGAGTCGGACCGGGAGCCCATAGTCCGTAGTCCGTTGGCGACGCGTCTCGGAGCATCGAGTCAAGACACATGCGGGAGATCTCCACATACTGGGCTATCTCGCCAATCTCTGAACGGATCTCCCTGAAGGAATCGACGCCGATCGCTCGCGCCGCCAGTCGCGCTACAGCAAGTGTCGTCCTGAGCCGGTGGTGGAATCTGATCTGCCCAACATAGAGAGCCCACTTGTTGAGATGCCAGTATCCCTCAAGCGCTGCCTCTGCGTCGTCAAGCAGGAACACCCGGTGCGACGGAATGAATACGTCATCGAAGAAAACCATCGCATCCTGCTCATCGAATCGGTCGGCTAGATCGCCGATTACAGGATGTCGCCCCGCCATGGAGGGTCTGCACAAGAGGTTCAGGCCTTCAGCGTTCGTCGGAACCGAGAACCAACAAACGTGCTCTGGAAGGTCTCGACGGGCATAGGTAGGCGATAGGTATACAAGCAGCTCATGACTGTATGGCGCCAGGGTTGCCAGTTGCTTCGCGCCACGCACAACCATGCCATCACTGCTCCGGTCCACGACACGCAGGGCCATATCCGGGTTATCCTTCACGGACACGGACCGGTCCATCTGCGGGTCACCAATTGCGTGCGTAAGGACCAGGTCGTTTCCACGTGCATGCTCATAGAACCACTCGACGTTCTCCGCGAACCGGCGGTCGACCTTAGCAAGGCGAGACCTAAAGTCCCAGAGTCCAACAACGACGTTTGACATGAAGTCGGGCAGGCGCGGCATCAGCCCGAACGTGGTCTCCATCCATGCATGAGATGCGAGAGCCTTGCGATCGAGATCCTCACGAGTATGTGGAAGCAGGTAGGACAGGCTCGTCCTCATCCCGGACTCAGACGCATCGGTGACTGAATCTCGCAAGGGCGGCTGGCTCTGCCTGTCCTGCAAGCTGGCAAGGTAACGTGCCGGTCCCACGAACTGTGGGTCCCGGACGACGCTAACCCGCTCCCCCTCGTGCCACACTCGTCGCCCATCCATAAGGCTCTCGAGATATCGCTCGCCAGTCCAGACCCCCTTCGGCTCGCTTGCGCCCAGACGGGCAGCCTCGACGCTGACTTCGTCAACACTGCTCATGACGGGGTACTCCTTAGGCCTGCTCTGCGTGCCCATCATGGACACGGCTCA
Protein-coding sequences here:
- a CDS encoding 4-hydroxyphenylacetate 3-hydroxylase N-terminal domain-containing protein, with the translated sequence MSSVDEVSVEAARLGASEPKGVWTGERYLESLMDGRRVWHEGERVSVVRDPQFVGPARYLASLQDRQSQPPLRDSVTDASESGMRTSLSYLLPHTREDLDRKALASHAWMETTFGLMPRLPDFMSNVVVGLWDFRSRLAKVDRRFAENVEWFYEHARGNDLVLTHAIGDPQMDRSVSVKDNPDMALRVVDRSSDGMVVRGAKQLATLAPYSHELLVYLSPTYARRDLPEHVCWFSVPTNAEGLNLLCRPSMAGRHPVIGDLADRFDEQDAMVFFDDVFIPSHRVFLLDDAEAALEGYWHLNKWALYVGQIRFHHRLRTTLAVARLAARAIGVDSFREIRSEIGEIAQYVEISRMCLDSMLRDASPTDYGLWAPGPTLAMDTFAAQVSGRLTEILIKISGSGAVMQASASDLEAPLLRDLVARYMSGCSVDAEGKAAVFRLVRGLVGTEFGARQHIYELWNRGDPVRNRMSLADAIEGIGDVERAVLDELADTSTLSDV